One region of Bubalus kerabau isolate K-KA32 ecotype Philippines breed swamp buffalo chromosome 6, PCC_UOA_SB_1v2, whole genome shotgun sequence genomic DNA includes:
- the KCNA3 gene encoding potassium voltage-gated channel subfamily A member 3 has product MDEHLSLLRSPPQPSARQRAHPPQQPASCGGAHTLVNPGYTEPAAGSELPPDMTVVPGDHLLEPEAADGGGDPPQGGCGGGGGCDRYEPLPPALPAAGEQDCCGERVVINISGLRFETQLKTLCQFPETLLGDPKRRMRYFDPLRNEYFFDRNRPSFDAILHYYQSGGRIRRPVNVPIDIFSEEIRFYQLGEEAMEKFREDEGFLREEERPLPRRDFQRQVWLLFEYPESSGPARGIAIVSVLVILISIVIFCLETLPEFRDEKYYTASPSQEQFEASSNSTSGGPAGASSFSDPFFVVETLCIIWFSFELLVRFFACPSKATFSRNIMNLIDIVAIIPYFITLGTELAERQGNGQQAMSLAILRVIRLVRVFRIFKLSRHSKGLQILGQTLKASMRELGLLIFFLFIGVILFSSAVYFAEADDPTSGFSSIPDAFWWAVVTMTTVGYGDMHPVTIGGKIVGSLCAIAGVLTIALPVPVIVSNFNYFYHRETEGEEQAQWRVGSCQHLSPSAEELRKARSNSTLSKSEYMVIEEGGMNHSAFSQAPFKTGNSTATCTTNNNPNSCVNIKKIFTDV; this is encoded by the coding sequence ATGGACGAGCACCTCAGCCTCCTGCGCTCGCCGCCGCAGCCCTCCGCCCGCCAGCGCGCCCACCCTCCGCAGCAGCCCGCGAGCTGCGGCGGCGCCCACACGCTGGTGAACCCCGGCTACACCGAGCCCGCCGCGGGCTCCGAGCTGCCGCCCGACATGACGGTGGTGCCCGGGGACCACCTGCTGGAGCCGGAGGCGGCCGACGGCGGCGGGGACCCGCCTCAGGGTGGctgcggtggcggcggcggctgcgaCCGCTACGAGCCGCTGCCTCCCGCGCTGCCGGCCGCCGGCGAGCAGGACTGCTGCGGGGAGCGAGTGGTCATCAACATCTCGGGGCTCCGCTTCGAGACGCAGCTCAAGACCCTCTGCCAGTTCCCGGAGACGCTGCTGGGCGACCCCAAGCGGCGCATGAGGTACTTCGACCCGCTCCGCAACGAGTACTTCTTCGACCGCAACCGGCCCAGCTTCGACGCCATCCTCCACTACTATCAGTCCGGGGGTCGAATCCGCCGGCCTGTCAATGTGCCCATCGACATCTTTTCCGAGGAGATCCGCTTCTACCAGCTGGGCGAGGAGGCCATGGAGAAGTTCCGCGAGGACGAGGGCTTCCTGCGGGAGGAAGAGCGGCCCCTGCCCCGCCGCGATTTCCAGCGCCAGGTGTGGCTGCTCTTCGAGTACCCGGAGAGCTCCGGGCCGGCCCGGGGCATCGCCATCGTGTCCGTGCTCGTCATCCTCATCTCCATCGTCATCTTCTGCCTGGAGACGCTGCCCGAGTTCCGCGACGAGAAGTACTACACCGCGTCGCCGTCGCAGGAGCAGTTCGAAGCGTCCAGTAACAGCACGTCGGGGGGCCCCGCGGGAGCCTCCAGCTTCTCTGATCCCTTCTTCGTGGTGGAGACCTTGTGCATCATCTGGTTCTCCTTTGAGCTGCTGGTGCGGTTCTTCGCTTGCCCCAGCAAAGCTACCTTCTCGCGAAATATCATGAACCTGATAGACATCGTGGCCATCATCCCTTATTTCATCACTCTAGGCACCGAGCTAGCTGAGCGACAGGGCAATGGACAGCAAGCCATGTCCCTAGCCATCCTGAGAGTCATCCGCCTGGTGAGGGTCTTCCGCATCTTCAAGCTCTCCCGCCACTCAAAGGGGCTGCAGATCCTGGGGCAGACGCTAAAGGCTTCCATGCGGGAGCTGGGGCTGCTCATCTTCTTCCTCTTTATTggtgtcatcctcttctccagcGCTGTCTACTTTGCCGAGGCGGACGACCCCACTTCAGGTTTTAGCAGTATCCCGGATGCCTTCTGGTGGGCTGTGGTAACCATGACAACAGTAGGTTATGGTGACATGCACCCAGTGACCATAGGGGGCAAGATTGTGGGGTCACTCTGTGCCATCGCAGGTGTCTTGACCATTGCTTTGCCAGTCCCTGTAATTGTTTCCAACTTCAATTACTTCTACCACCGGGAGACAGAAGGGGAAGAGCAAGCCCAGTGGCGCGTGGGAAGTTGCCAGCATCTCTCCCCTTCAGCTGAGGAGCTCCGGAAAGCAAGGAGTAACTCCACTCTGAGTAAGTCGGAGTATATGGTGATCGAAGAGGGGGGTATGAACCATAGCGCTTTCTCCCAGGCACCCTTCAAAACGGGCAATTCCACGGCCACCTGCACCACGAACAATAATCCCAACTCCTGTGTCAACATCAAAAAGATATTTACCGATGTTTAA